Below is a window of Xiphophorus maculatus strain JP 163 A chromosome 19, X_maculatus-5.0-male, whole genome shotgun sequence DNA.
CGACATGTTGGATTTGAAACGACTGCAGCTCCATTAACTagtgatttaaataaatgttagcaCATGGACCAAGCGTGGTTCTGACGAGGGCTCGGAGGCCGGTTGAATCGTCTCCCTCAGGAAACGCTCGGCGAGGCTTCCTTGCCTCGTTACCATGACAACACGCACTACAGCCTACAGCTAAAGCAGCGCGGCTGATCAGATCTCCGGCTCTACCTCCTCTCTCTGGCGTACTCCCGATCCGTCAGTGTCACGCTAACCCGACTCCTCGCATCACACAGGACCACAGCGGCTCCTCGCAGAATCTCGATTTTGGAGTCAGGtggccttgaaaaagtattcataccccttggaGGTTTTGCGGGTGCATTTAATTTGGCGCTTTATGTGCTGAATAAACACAACAGATCGGGATTTTGAAGTggatgaaagatttttttttttttaaaaccttgtgcaaagaaaaatatctcCGAAGTGTGGTGCAGGGCTGAAACAACTGATTGATTAATTGTGGTTAATCAATTAGTTGAAATAATCGCCAATTagtttagtaattgattaatcgctaACTGGAGTACGCAGCCTCAAAAAAAGGAACCAAATATCTAACGTGTGTTTATCTCCGAGCTGAACTCAAACTTTTGgcagagagagtgagagaataGAGGTCGCCACAGTTACACAAAGTTGTCATTTTGGTTGTTGTAGTTTAGCTAAAGGAAGAATGTCCTGAATCTCAGAAACCCACCATCCAGGCCGTTGTGCTGCTCGTAGCTGCGCTTGCCCAGGATGGTGGGCGAGCCGTTGTTGAGGATGGGAGAGGACTTTATGGGCGTCAAGCTGCCTGTTGAGATGGATCCGCCACGGGTCGGCGGGTTGGGCTTGGACGGACGGGGATGTGCTTCTGAACACAGCGAGCAGAAAACAGGTCAGGCAGAAAAGAAGACGCCAGAAGCTTTACTTTCAAACGGATAAACACcgtaaaaggaaaaataaataaataaatactcaatTTCTCTCTGGATTTGAgaaattttgaacaaaaacgACTCATGCACAACAGACGCATTCAAAAGAGAAACAGGAATAAACAGCGGAACAAACAAACGCAGTAGGAcgcaaaaagcaaagaaagaaagacaaaagggCACAAGTAATGGAGTGACAAAGGAAGAGCACGATCGAGGAAGGAAACAAGGAAGAATGGAAGGACACGAGAAACAAATCGGGTCGGACACAAGAAGTAAAGATGGGAATTATATGTCAGAGGAAAAAGGAAGGACatgggaaagaaaagaagaaagggcagaagaaaaaaaggacaatcCAAAGGGCAAAAGGGCACAAATAAGGGAgtgaagaaggaaggaaagaagtaagaaaagaaagacaataaaaaaggCACAAGAACAACGGGGTAAAGAAAGTTAGCAGAGAGGGAAGGATAAGAGGAAGCAAGGGCTCAATAaagaaagaggagaggagagaaggaaggaaggaacgAAAAGGATAAAATGGAAAGATGAGGCAGGGAGGAAGAAAAGACGACCGGCCAGGGAGTAAAGTCTGGAAGCATTCGTATTTTCTTAGTCTAGACTTTCCTGGATTGAAATAACATCCCAGATATTTCCAGACTTTCCCAAGCTtcttttttaagaataaaagcTTCTCATGCTCAACAGATAAGCTGAAACATGACAAACTTGACAGCAGGCCTCTTACCCAAGTACCGAACCACAGACTCCAGAGGTTTCCGCTCCACTGGCTTGAGCTCTGATGGCTTTTTTGGCCGATCCGGTAACCTCAGAGCACCTGAAGTCAGTCAGCAAAACAACACTCATCAAtaaccaaacaaacaacaacaaaaaaaacatttgaatgtgGCCAAAGTTTGGCTGTTGGGAACACAAAGCCTCCTACACTCTGCTTTGATGGCTGCTGTGTTGACGGGGAGGTAGGGGTGCCGGGCCAGGTACCGCGGTCGGATGATGTCCTCGCAGAGGCGGCGCGCCAGCCGCGTCGCGCCGGTGGTCTGCAGGAAAAACGCCTGCCGGGTCTTGACGGCAAACTTGGGGCTGCCGCTGTGCCGCAGAGGAAGGCCGTGAGGACTCTGGAACGACAAACGTCGGATTGGTCAGAGGATCCTCACCAAGGATAAGGCAGGACTCGTATCTCGCATTATTTTACCCTGAAAGCAAATGACTCTAAAGTGCCAAGATGGCTTTGAGGTAAATTTGTTTCACCTGGACTCAGATGGGTACTTTACTGCTGCGATTAGAGGCCCCGTTGCCCCgctattattttgaaaatacagaCAGGAGTGGAGAATTTAACAAACCCTgatagtttctgttttattttggccGCTGCAGCTACCGTACCAGCAGCGGGCAAAACTCACTGAGACACCAACTTCCTCTAAGTAAAAGCAAAccaaataaaagccaaaaagGTTGAAGCTTAATGCAAGAATCAGGGCTGGCAACTTCTTTATAGGTTTAGTCAGTGCATGCGCTACTGAAGGCGCAGGCGTACATGTGACGACCGCGGATAGCAAAGAGcaacatcaaaaacatgaacacagaCGGAGTCTGTCCACTTTTCCCCACTGTAAAATTCAAGAAGTTTTCAAGTAAAGTTACAACACTTTCCGCTACGcgttctggcatttagcaaatggaaattattttggtaattataactaacataaaacaagaaaagtttagtctgatttaacttcagacagcgAGGGGAAAAAAACGTCTCCGAGATGAAAATGTCTGGTTTCAACcgtaaataacaaaaataacacaagtttctttcatttgaaaataaagtttgagtTCTTTAAAAACTGACAGCAAAATGCTCTTAACCATCTTGTAAAGTCATTTCAATTTTCTATTGAACCACAGCATTAATTTGTTATTAGTGAAGCCTGAAAAGCTGTATATGCGGATCTCTTTCTGGACTTTCTCATTCCATAACGACACTTTTTGACTTAATAAATTCGGTCGAATGGACAAAGTGGAAttgaggaaacaaaaacagataaaggAGAGTTTGGGAGGGGAAAAACTAAACGGAATTTGGAAAATAACCAGCCATTGTCTGAGATGCAGCTAGATTGACTGAGTCAGGAGGATTTCCTCTGATTAACGGTCCAGGAATGCAGCCGTTACCAAGGTGTTGCGGTTGGGCCCCGGCCTCTCGCCGTCCAGCCTTGTGGGCATCTTCAGGCCGCCGTACTTCTTCCAGTAAGTCCAGCATGAAGCGCACAGGCGACACTGCATGTTGGGAGGTCCCCACGAGTACCACTGGTAGGAGCTACTggctatacacacacacacgcacgcacgcacacgcacgcacacacacacacacacacacacacacacaccacaacaTCAGCCTGACAGAGCACAGACTTTCACTTTCTTTGTCAGCTGATAGGAGAAGTCATGATGGGATTTGCTGTTTACCTCCATCATAATCATCTAATGTGATGCACAGAGAAGAGAGGGAGTctgtattttcttaaattatctATATtacaatagtaaaaaaaattattttttttaaatgtgctaagTTGGAAAACTTACTATAGCAGCTTTCACAGGCTCTGCCCAGCCCCGGGGTCTGCCCTGAGCCCAGCGGTCCTGGGACATTTGAGCCCGCTGCTCCGTTTAGAAGCGCTGGCTTTACGCTGTTACTCAGCTGGTTGGGGTTTGGCTTGTTGCTGGAAGTTCAGGCGAACAGAGACGGAGTCAGACATGAGAACAACAGACCGTCTTAAAACATGAACGCAGGTACAGACCAGTGGGAGTGGGGggaaataaataagaatgtgATGACCAAAATCTGacaaatattaaagtttaattactGGAAGGGAAGAAATGACTTCCTTTAAGGTTTTCTCTTGCATAACCAcaacattttcacacacacagtttgctggaatgctttttgttgtttttttttctggctcacATCAGTTGCAGCGTTTCTTTCCtagtctttgttttattaagcCCTCATTTGTCTTTATTCCCATCATTTAACAACTACTGTTGATTTAAATTCTATATAAATAATACAGTTAccttaataaaatttaatttaaaaaaaaaagtccacacTTTGTTTTACTCCCTTTTAGTTCTTTTAGTTCTTCAAACTCCCTACAGACTCTCAAATTGACTCTTAGCGATGAGACCAACGAGTCCATCTTTGAAAGCATGGAGCAAATGTAGATCAAACTGCAACGTTACGCGTAGAGCGATTCTGAAAGCGGATACTTCCTCTCTGTGTGTTAACCTCTTAAAGAAGGCCTCTGACGATGGGACCTTCTCTGTCTGGAAGCTTCTCAGACACACTCTATCCTCCAAAATGTAGGAAGCAGCTAAATGAGGCATGCTCAGGTTCAGACACAAACTAAAATTTAtgatagaccaaaacaaaatatttggcCTGTTGTAAGGACTTTTTCTAAAGGGCAGTGACAAAGTTCAGTGGTCCAGATCTTAAGGTTTTCAGACAATATTGTGCATCCGTAGTTTTCAGTTCTGccatattcatatttaaaaattgtgaaTAGAACAGAGTTATGTTAGATTTTTGAAACTTGGCATATTTTATAACCTAATCTTCCTTTAAACTTCTTTACAACTTTATCTCTGACctttcttcagtgtttcttggtcttcatgatgcccCTTCTATCCTAGTGTTTTCTCtgagctggatttatactgagattacacacacacgcccgcacacagatatacacacacacacacacccccacacaaaGATGGGCGCCTCATTTACCTATTAGGTGacttctcattttatttaatggcaTCCACAGGAAAGCGAGCCAAATACAAGAGCGGGCTACAATCACTTCACAATTGCTTTTGTttatcaccaaaaaaaaaaaaccttttgtggCTGCAACTTCAGCTTTTTTAGCTTAGCAACCTGCGTTGCTTTCTTGCTTTGAACTGAAACGTGCAAAAGTCTTAGTATCTGAAGAGAAAGCACTCACTAGTTGGGGATGTAGACCTGCTTGAGTTTGCTCTCTGCCTCGGCTGCTTTTAATCGCTTCTGGAGCAGGAacaggtgaggaggaggaggaggaggagagaggaagaacAACAGGATTAGATCTATTCAGCTCCTCGTCTTCTTGAGACCAAACATCAATGGTACCGAGCTTAAAGTAAGGACAACCATGTAAGGACAATGTACCTGCTGGACGTATCTATCTGTAGTCTTCCACATGTAGTAATACTCAATTATACTTGTCAGCGACTTCCAGGGCAGCtgagaaagaagagaaggaTGACGGACATGGTCATATGATCTAGCtgattgtttaaataaaatccaatttgcCACAGAGTTGTTGTTGTGGAACATTTTCCCTCTGACAGGAAAACCTGAAGATTTATTCTCTGGTTCAGCTAAAGCTGATTCCAGATctcaaagtttaaaacaaagctGTAGGAAATTGCAGCCCCACCCATGCTggtgttcaaaaaaaaaaaaaaaagaaagaaagaaaaaaaaaagctaaactggAAACAAGAATGAGTAGCACTGAGAGATGCTGGCCACCAGGTGGCGGAGTAACGCTCACGGTGACAGCTAACTGAGGATTAGAAACGGCTCAATCTTCTCAGGCTGAAGCCTAATCAGAAAATGAGGAGCTGCAGCATCTTCCTCCCAGCTCCTCCGCAGAACTCAACCTGGTTTTCAAATGGATCTGTGTGATCACCACACACAGGATGAACAGGCTgctttccaaaaagaaaacaaaaaaaaaaaacggtccAGTtcataaataatcaataaaacattaaataaatctgcaaagaTTCCCTGTAGGGCAGCAGTTAGAAATACACTACATATCTGACAGACAAGTTGTGTCCTGCAGTTTAGCTTTGTTTCGATCATACAACATAGCTTTATTCAATGAACGTTAGGGATAAATCaactattgaaataattgtcaactaatttagtaatcaattaatcattaactctAAAAAAAGGACACTTGCTGAAAGAATATGctttcagcaacaaaaacagtcaaaagaatagttttttactattttactgtATAGTATAGTCAAACTATACAAAGGATGTTTTGCTAGCCCATTTTGCTAACAAATTACACTcagttaatctaaaaaatgcttctattaagtcaagcagaaacaGCTAAGAAAGgtaagaagtattttttagctaCAGATGCAACTTTTGCAACAAATGATCAATGTGCCACAATTGCACATTGTTAAATTTGCTAAACTAATGCAACccattcttatttttaataaattattttttttgaaaaacgcATCATtaacagtaaacaaaaaaaacaaacatgatgatAAATGAGACCGGTGGCATGACTGTGCTGAACGATCAACTCCAGTCTTTTTACTTTAGGAGAACAAAagaagctagaaaaaaaaagcaagcgaTTCTGTGAAGGCGCTACTTTTTGGTTTCGTCACTTACAAAATCCTGCTGGATGTCTGTGAAGTCTTTGCCGTATTTCTCCAGCGCTTCCTCGAACAGGTTGGCCTCGGAGGCGCTCCACTCCTCCATCTCATCCCTGCAGAGGACGGGCCCACCCTGAGGCACCAGCGCCGCGATGGCCCGGGTCATGTCGTAGCCGTTGGTGTGGAGCGTGTCCATGGCGTGGAACTGGAAGGGAACCGCCGTGCAGAGTTAAAACGCTAAGCTATCGCTAGCATATCAACAGCTGCGCAGACAAGGCTGCACGCTTTAAGCAGCGGCACGATGTGGAGCTGAACCCCCGAACCCGCTTCCACGTGTCTCACCAGTGTGATGTCTCtggaggcggcggcggcgctCATGTGGAGGCTCGGCTGCCGGACAGAACTGCTGCAGTCCAACGCTCTGGCGAACGTACCGACTGACCTGTGGGACAAAGACGGCTTCAGCAAGACGCAAAACTGTGCTGCAACTGGCGATTATTGAGGCTACTGGCTATTATTCTGACGAATAatcggattaaaaaaaattgggcacattcagattttctcatttaacTATTTAAGCCTTTATtctacaatattagaaatacattaaaatgtgtaaataaacaattacattcctttttttttttaaataataaaaaatacattttattgcctgaaatGTAATAATAGAGCTCTTTTTTAGTGAAATTGacccaggtgaagctaaaactgcctcttgaggagttttgggtaaaatatttacagacaaatgggttttcttcttaactgcaaaatgtacatataaatcttttagattttggctta
It encodes the following:
- the mta1 gene encoding metastasis-associated protein MTA1; amino-acid sequence: MAANMYRVGDYVYFENSSSNPLLIRRIEELNKTANGNVEAKVVCFYRRRDISSTLIALADKHARELEEEMENSEMADLPEKQKHQLRHRELFLSRQLESLPATHIRGKCCVTLLNETEALKSYLDREDAFFYSLVYDPQQKTLLADKGEIRIGNKFQADITDLLNEDEEDGRDLAKLEEKIWDPNSSLTEKQIDQFLVVARSVGTFARALDCSSSVRQPSLHMSAAAASRDITLFHAMDTLHTNGYDMTRAIAALVPQGGPVLCRDEMEEWSASEANLFEEALEKYGKDFTDIQQDFLPWKSLTSIIEYYYMWKTTDRYVQQKRLKAAEAESKLKQVYIPNYNKPNPNQLSNSVKPALLNGAAGSNVPGPLGSGQTPGLGRACESCYTSSSYQWYSWGPPNMQCRLCASCWTYWKKYGGLKMPTRLDGERPGPNRNTLSPHGLPLRHSGSPKFAVKTRQAFFLQTTGATRLARRLCEDIIRPRYLARHPYLPVNTAAIKAECALRLPDRPKKPSELKPVERKPLESVVRYLEAHPRPSKPNPPTRGGSISTGSLTPIKSSPILNNGSPTILGKRSYEQHNGLDGTKSKALTPQWDIMAKRVSDVGRPSVSLQDEIHEVD